CCAGACGAAGCAGTGAACTTCAGGGAAATTTTTGAGTCTGGACTTTTCGGAATAGCACTGAAAGAAGTGAGTTCTTCAATTTCCAGTTAGGAATATAATCTTCTGTACTGAATTAAAAAAGTGAGATGAAATTTGCAGGCGTTGGGAAAAGATGTGCAATCTGTTTATGTTGATGAATTTGGTTCCAGTCTGTCAAGAGAGGAGATTTTTAAGGTTTTAGTGCTTGATCCAATGGAGGGAGCAATTGATGTGGACTGGAGAGATTTCTTCCCATATTTGAGTTGGATTCCCAATAAAAGATGGGAGCTGAATATCCAGCAAATGCATTTACGCAGGCAGGCAGTAATGAATGCCCTTATGAAGGAGCAAAAGAAACGAATTGCCTTAGGAGAGGTAAGTCTTTTCTTTGCCTCCAAATTTCTTTTGAAACTATGAGTTCTGTAACTTGTTTCAGATTTGGTACAGGAGCTAAATAGTTATCTCGACTTCTTATTATCGGAAGGCACGCTTACAGAGAAGCAAATCAGCATGTTGGTTTGGGAGGCAATTATTGAGGCATCAGATACAACTCTGATCACTAATGAATGGGCCATTTATGAACTTGCAAAGAATCCAAACTGCCAGGTTGTTTCAGTTGCTaatctacattttttttttaatatctggATACCTGTTGCATGTAAAACCTTATATTGATTCCCCCTTTCACTTGATAGGATATGCTCTTTCAGCAAATCCAAATTGTATGTAGGTCTGAAAAGACCACAGAGGAACACTTGTCTCAATTGCCATACTTGAATGCTGTTTTCCATGAAACTATTAGGAAACACAGTCCGGTTCCAGTTATACCTTTGCGATATGCGCATGAAGATACAGAATTAGGAGGTTACTACATTCCTGCTGGAAGTGAGGTTTGCAAGTTTGACAAAGCAATTTCTTTGTTTCCTAAAAATAATGGTTGGcaaatttaacttgaaatttaatGTGCAGATTGCTATTAATATTTATGGGTGTAATATGGACAAAAAGCAATGGATAAAACCTGAAGAGTGGAAGCCAGAGAGATTTCTTGATGGCAAATATGATCCCAAGGACTTGCACAAAACAATAGGATTTGGAGCTGGAAAGAGGGCATGTGCAGGTGCTCTTCAGGCATTGTTGGTAGGATGTACATCAATTGGCAGACTAATTCAAGAATTTGAGTGGAGACTGAGAGATGGAGAGGAAGACAATGTGGCTATTGTTGGACTTACCACTCGCAAGCTTCAACCATTGCATGCCATCATAAAGCCAAGAACATAAGGACTCGTTGTCATAGATTGATAGTGATTAGTGATGGTCTCTCCATGAATCAATCTTACATATGTTTCCTAATATATCAATCATGCGCGTGGACTTCTGTTTCTCATACTATGTTTAGGAATTGGCAGAATCGTCTTAAGAGGGGTGCAAAAATAGAACAGAGAGGGACAAAAATAGTAAGAATTAGTGGGTGCTCTTCTTCTGGTGATGTGCAGTGCCAAGCCAATGGAAAATGGCTAATAATGGTTGGCAAACGAAAAAGCCAAGAAAGGGGTCAATAAGTCACACCGCCCCAACCGGCATGAACGCCAAATTTCTCACACCCCAATGTAAGTAACAGGTGCATTGCATGATAGATTGTTCCGGGAAATTTCATACGAGGTGAGTTGTTGAATCTGAATCCATTGCAGAAGAAAAAAACACAAGTACACAAGCTAAATTCAGAGTGATAAGATAGCTACCCTCCACCTGAGTGAAAGGGAACCCTGTGGGAGTGGACtagttgaattcaaaattattattagaaaaaaaaaaatcaaaagtgtCATAAATTCAAAGCAATAGGCCCACTAGATGCTATAGGCCAATGCTATTGGCTGAATCTCATTGATTGAGAAAGTGACAAGGGTATGCTTGAGgcgggtgatttggtgggtttgAGTGGAAAAGGGTTTGGGGGAGACCGTCAATCGGCAGAATTTGCCCCAATTTTTGGACCCACTAAGAGTGTGTGTGGGCGTGTCGTGTGACCAAAATTCGGCTCACTGCTTCGTCCAGATTGTAGGCTTGAGCAGCTTGCGTGCCTAACTCCGCTATGCTTCAAACTTTATAAAATAACATTATTTATacgatttttaaaattatatatttaaaagaaTGTAtagttttttatttaaaaaaattattttctaacttTCTAaattagtaaattaaaatttttttctctttaaaaatcTTAAGTACCTttaagaataataaaaaaattataaaaattcaaaaattatgaaaatttcacttaaaaaaaaatatctTACTTTGCCTCGTAGAGTTTAGTCATAAATTGGCATCACCCCTATTTAAACCAGTACAAAAAAAAATTGGGCTATGAAAtcctaaatttaattttaaaatgaatcaaattaaaataattaaaaattttaaattaaaaactaataagaaaaatcaaaatagaaattaaatcaaattgaattaagCAGAAATTTTCAGTTTATTAATTTGAACTTATTTTGTTTAGTATTTAAATTTACATTTGtttattctttaaattttataaattatatattatattttataaaaattataaaattgacaaAAATTATCATGAAGTTGAATAAATGGACTAGGTATAGTTTTTACTAAACTTTatagataaaattataaatattttcataaaatattaaatatttttaagccTTATTTAATTGAGGTATTTAACCTAGAAACTTCAAATAAATCTATCTTATTTGATTTAAGAAATCCAAtatcttccctttttttttttttgaaataactCACTTACCCATGCACTAGAAAGTGGAGAGTTTtaacaatttatttttaaagttgtGTTtggattggaaaaaaaaaataaagggggaagaaaaattattaacaaatatatatatatatatatatatatatatatatatatatattctcttttCTATTGTTTAAGAAGGAAAGAAAATTGAGAAGGATGGAAAATGAAGATAGATAATAATAAAtggatttcattatttttattttattttaaagaaaaagtaaataaaaaataaataaatttaatttttttatctatataattatttattttaattttaaataaagaaataaaataaatattttattatttaaaatgttaattttttctatatttaaataaaaaaataattttacagtAACCCAATGATTTCGTGTAAGATGCATAtatgaaataatatataaataaatttaattataataaaataattatttgataattatttattttgagattatttttttatttttaagattcatttttatttatttatctaaaatttatttatttattattttatataaaattacttgtataaaattttctaaataaagaTAAGAAAATAACTtttccatatttttatttttctttcttattccctttctttatcattattattattattattattatttttttatctttaacAAAGTTCCCAAAGAGAGTGGGTGGATGGGTGGAAATGAAAGCGGGAAGGGAAGCGAAATCAGAGGAGCAGAGATCGCGGCAACGGAGATATCGGggaaagaagaagagaatctGAATATAGTGGTGGCAGAGCAAGCAATGCTACCCAATTATTGCTTCCCACGCTGCCCGACATCAATGATGTGGTCGGCCCTCTTTTATCCTActacaattattttttttatattgataatatatttattattaataattaaaaattaatttattaataaaattaacatGAGTGGTAAAAGACTTTaacttttaaatataattaattatttaatttttataaataaataaaattttcactgaaaataatttattttataaaaaaacaaATACTTAATTTTGTTAATGAACACTTTCAaaatgttttaaaattttatttatgtgtTCTAAAAAAAATTACATCTTTAAAATCTTCTAAAACTTGATTTGGTTGCACATTCAGATTCAAGTATTGGCTTATAAATTTAAgttcttttttattttctataataatattatttaataaatatgtcttctttgtttattttttattatttttttattttatttatctatttataaAATTTGAAGAGTTATTTATTGATgatgtaaaatatattttaattttaataaaataattacaaaaagcTCTTTAATGGATTATTATTTATAGTTgacataataaattttataatatttttaaaattgtaaattttccaatttaaagttaattaaataaataaaaaaagcaaAGCATTTTAATTTGTCATTATCCATAAAAAAACCATCATTAATTCCTAataataaattgtaatgataATATTTACACTGTACAATTTCATGCACGGGTCCAAGAAATCTTGCAGGGGCTTGTCCACTCACAAACCGAATACGCCTGCCTAGTCAATAGAAACAGCAATCCCATTTGCAAACACTTGCACTGAATCATCCCTGCACTGCAGTGCACCCTTCAAACAAGCAAGCAGAGCCAAGCCACGCGTCGACTCGAGCCGTCGTTAAATGGAGCAAGCCAGAAACCACCGCCTTTTAAAAAcatgaaaatttatatatatatatatctctttCCCCCACCAGATAAAACCCTTTTCTATTCACTGCCTAGCTCTCATCATTCTCTCTCGAAACCCAAAAAAATGCCATCGCAATCCAGCGACAGGCGACCCCAAAACAACTTGGGGTTACAGCCACCGCCGAAGCTGGCTGAGCCACTCCCTTGCCCAAGGTGCCAGTCCACAAACACCAAGTTCTGCTACTACAACAACTACAATCTCTCCCAGCCTCGCCATTTCTGCAAGTCATGCCGCCGCTACTGGACTCACGGTGGTACACTTCGAAACGTTCCCGTTGGCGGTGGGACACGCAAGAACTCCAAACGCTCTCGTTCCTCCTCTTCTCccaactccacttcttcttccaCTAGTACCTCAACTTCCACTTTGTCCACTGTGATTCATGAGCCTGAGTCCTTGCCTGTGCTCGCTAATCTTGACTCGGCGTTACCCTTGTTAAAGGTCGAGTTTTCGGATAATCTGAATCTGAATGAGAATCTTCCTGTAAGCGAGAATGGAAACTTCATCTCGCTTCTGAACTCGCAAAAGGGACCAGGGTTCATGGGGATGGTAGGTTACGAGTCGGGTTTTGGATACGGATTGTGCGAATTGGGGCATGGGTTTGGGGGTAGAGGGACTTGGCCATTTTCTGGCCTGGGGTATGTGAATGGAGGTGGTACTTCTGGGTGCAACACGTGGCAGGTGGATGATGTTGAAGGAGGAGGTGGGTTGGTGGATGAAGATTGCTTTTCTTGGCCTGGTCTAGCAATTTCCACTGCAGGCAAAAGTTTGAAGTGACTGTCTATTTTCCCATATCGAAGCAAAGGTTTTCTTTGAACGCTTTTCCCTTTGTGGGTGGGGCTTTTGGATGTTGTGTTTTAGCTTTATTGCAGGCTCTGTTTTAGTTTCAGTTGTCCTTTTCCTTTTGGGTTCGTATAGATAGGATGATATGGTATAGAATATGACTGGGATCAAAAGTCTCCTGGTTAGGTCGTGGTTTCTCTGTTCTAATGGCTCTGTAAAGCTTTTTGGATCTTTTCTTGAACAAATCCATggaatggaaaaagaaaaaaaatttacattttctgGTGGATTTTCTTGTCCCTGTTGTTCATGGAATGTGGATATGTGTTGGTTTTCTTTGGTTGTGTAATTCTAGGTAAATCTGGACAAAGTAATAGGAGAAGCTGATGATTTTTCGATTTTGAAAGAATGTCTGGGACTGAGCGGGAGTCGTCTGTGGAGATTTCAACCGCTGTTTTTATTTTGTGGATTAACGTCTGGGCGCAAGCGTATATTTTGAATGCATCCACCCACACACATGTAGAAGCTGAAGCCTAGAAGGTGTTTGTTTGATCGGTTCTAAATAAAGTGGATTGGACCTCGGATCGCACTTGCTTTTtccctctttcttttttttttttattcaattatttttatttttattatgaaattaaattaatgatGATTAACTAATAAATTATAGCTTTTTCATAATTGAGTTTCAATTCTAATTGAAATCAaatgtaaaaataattaatggtCTTTAAAGTACATATAAAAATCTAGACTACATGATCACTTACGGCCAATTCACTTTAATGAAGTGATATTAAgagattttaaatgtaaaatttaattaaaattaatagtgatttttTAACTGCCCAAAATGCATCTTGGTTAAGCGGAGTTTGTATCATTATATTCAAAATCACACATTCAAATCATAAGATTATTTATTATATGGTGTACACTTTTTCCTCATCATCATACATTActcattttatatataaaaaaaatgacatttttctataagaaaaaaaatattttttagtgtCTTTGATATACCTAATAATTAACCCCAAATCACACCACACAGGAAGCCTATATAACTTCTTAGAATGAATTGTCTAAGCATCAGTGGTCATGAAGTTTGTGGCCACGTTGGATTGGTTAATTTGATGGTAGCCGAATATTTAGCATTTGCAATTCACAAAGTGATTATACAGCACAATCGTGACTTTatgttaatatttgatataaaattgTAAATCAATCAAGAAATAATAATTAAGCATAAAATAATAGttatcattttaaaaaaatatttttaatatataaataaaattaaattttataggaTCTATTTGCTCTATTATTAGTTTATCATTCTATGTAAGTCATCCTACATAAAATCAACAttgtataatataatttttcttgATTTGTTGGATTTTGTTAATTGTTATTCGCCTAGATCAAGATTTTATTTTTAGACCTATATATTGACAATTAAATCAATTATCATCAATCATTTTGACCCTTGAGCACAAGCAGTCCTTGCTCGCAACCAGTGTAAAACTCAATACCGTTTGGGTCCATTtgctccaatatatatatatatatatatatatttaagggAGTCCAAAAGGTCCTAAGCATGCCTTCAATCACAGTTCAAGTTCTCTTAAATGTTTATCCCCATTATGGATACCAGGCCCATAAGTCTCTGCCCACAAGAACTTGCATTTGCATTTTACAGAAATAGTTCATTGCCGCAATTCTTGACAAAATTTTCAGTAAAACAGTGTTCTTCTTATGCATGAGAAAGACGAAAAAGCGGCATGATCCCAGGTATACTTATAACATAAAGACCATCAACTCTACATATCTCGATAACAAATTCCAACGCTGATTCTTTAAGACCAAAAAAGGAAAGACAGGTTATGTAAACAGTAAACACATGCATACATGGAGTGTTTGATTCCTCAAGCAAATACATAGACAGCATACAAAATTAATTGATCCACAGTATTCAAAAGCTTGCTGCTTCCTAATTCGGTGGCTTGAAGAATTTTAATCTCAGACCATTGTTCACGATACTCCAAACCCCTCCAATGGAAAAGGCCAAGCTAAATGCAATACCCAACCAACCCAGGATCCagttgaaataccaattgaagctgTACTTTGTAGGTCTTTTAATGAGAACCCACATGAAGCAAGGGTATGCAAATGTGACTGGAAGGGTAAGTCCCCCCAGTAAACCAGCTAAACTAGATAGGAAAGGAAGTGCAACCCCTATGAAGAAAGAGACGAACCCATAGAAAACCCGAAATCCTGACCGAACCCAGATTGAGCATGGACGGTTGGTACGGCTGATGTAGCTGGCTTCAAAACTGTCAAAAACAGGCATTGAATATATCTGGAAACTGCTTAAGCAATTGAACACAACTAGCAGAAAAGTCAATGCCAGAAGTCCTCGAGGAATATCATGGCTGTGGAAACCATATAAAGCATTGAGAATTCCCCCTGAAGGCATCTGAAACAACATAAGAAACATAATCAATAACAAAAAGAGAAGAAACAATATTTGTCACATATAAATCAAGCAATGATTAACAACCCAATGGCAGAATAAAAGGTATGGTTTATAAATTCATATAAGGAATTTGAAGAAAGCAACTGAAAGTATATGAACATGAATAATGAGTTTGACCTATTGAGTCAATGATGTATGTTCAATTATTTATTGATTATTTAGAGGCACAGAGATGCAGTAGTGATGACATATGCTCCACCTACTGAtgtaaatcaaataaacatttaagTCAACATAAATGGAAATGTTTCCAACTTGCAAAGGACATGAAACCCTGCGATTGTGAATAACATAAAATGCTTTAACCCTCATTAATGCTCAATGCTCTCTTCTTTTATAGTAGTATTAGCTAGCTCCAACGGTACAAAATTATAAGCTTGTAGCAGAACTGTGGGAACACACTACTTAAGAGGCTCTCTTCCCACACTAACTGCCATCTTCTATCATTCCTTATTGGAACTACATAACGAACAAAACAAGGGCTGTTCTATCACATTACATTGCAACATGTGAGAAATTTATACACGGACGTAAAATTCTACTCATAACAAGCAAACTAATGCTTTGAGGTTTCTATCTCATCACTGAATTTGTCACATTTTCCTTCTCTACAGGTTAATATCCTGCTGCCTTGGTGTTCATAGTTTGTCCTGTACTTGTGCATTGGAGAGAATAGAGTGCTAGGATACTTACAAGATTTCCATAAGCCCAAAAGCCTCCAACGGCAATAGGGAAAAGGCACATGGCAATGAAGAAATAAGCAACTTTGGCGCCTTTCCACATGGGTACGTGAGCTGGGTGCTTAAAGGTCGATGGCATTGTCGCCTAAAAAAGCCAcattaaaagacaaaaataaggCCTCAAAATGTGGATAATTTTTGACCTTTTTCTAGACAGAGGAAGAACTGTCACTTTGAAAGTCACACAGTGGATACCTGAATCTCAAGGACTAGATTATGCCCTCTGAAAGCAAAGGCTACAATTCCAAGCGCATTCAGTACTGAAAAGACAGAAGCAGCAGAGGATGGCAAAAAAATGGGTTCATAGGAAATTGAAGGTGGCCTTTGTTGACTAATAGATAGCACCCACACCATGGTGGAATATGTTATTGCTGTTATGGCACCAACAAGGGAAAGTCCTGCAATTGAATTAAGGTTTGGGAGCTGAGACAGTACAATGCACAGAGAAGTGAATACCAGGTACCACTCAACCGTTGTTAGGGGATTCGACGAACAGAGAGGCCCACAAACTATTTGGAAGAAGAGTTTCATCGTCTCTCCTCCTATAAGAATCAAAGCTGTTGCAGTTCCAGCTGACAAATAAACGGTTGGAAAGAGAGCAAGCCAAACGCCTAACCTTTCCCCTGCAAACAAAATAATACAGGAGCAGTTATGGAAACTAAATTTGGAATTGTAAATCATAGAGAAACATCTCCAACGCCAATCCATACAAACTGGCATATTTAGGAATTAGGAAATATTCAAGCTTGCAGGCAAAGGTATACTGGAGTGAGGTATCCACTTCAAAATCCAGTCACACCCAATTATTAAAAAAGGTCATAATAGACAGCTTCAACACGgccttttcaattttttattaagCAGGGAATCTATGTTGactttcaaaagaaatagtggaGGTTGTATCCTCACCGAATGCAGCTTGTGCGAGCTCGACGTATCTGTTGTACCTCTTCCCAGGAACAGCTTCATGTAACTGAACTAAAACCCACAAGGTATAAAGTTGCCAACAGTAGGCTATGGTCAAGGACAATATTCCCCAACTCCTGCAGAAAACACCCAAGGCAAAACGTGAACTCCAATTTCCTTCTTCTAAACACAGCGGATATTTTCTCTTCTCCGGTTTGTAAGATTTGCAGAAGCTCTGAATGAAGTGATAAGAAATATAACAGCTACTCTTCATTTATTCACCATTGTGGTTTTGATTTATTTCTCTTACGATTAGTGTCCCCCCATTCTTTAGTACCAGAAAGATACAAAGGAGAGTTGCAATAGCAAGTAAAATTGACTAAGTGAGGCAGTTTGCAATCTTAATAGGAAATATTCAATTTCAATCCACTTGTTCTTTCTGGAAGCTACAGAAAGTACGGCTATCTTCATCACATCGTAGTTAAGGTACATGATAAAATACAACTTTGAACTATGAGACAGGGAGCACTGAGTAGTAAGACCACTGAGTTAACCTCGATGCCTGATTGCTAAAAATCAGAAATTGGTGGatttatcaataaaaaatttcaacaaATAAGCCATAATTTAgagtcctctttttttttttttaatacattggaaaataataatttctaGTGCTCTTAAAAATACCCAAATTAGCTACATCCTTGTTTTAAAGTAATTAACAGTAGTTGGGGTGGATAACTTGGCAATGACCAAAGAGACTATCTAGCATCCAGTCCACTCACATTCAGGAAATATGAAAGAAGGGTATCCGGTTTTTTGACATGGCAATTGAATTGGAAAAATCAACAGTCAAAATGGTTGCAGAGAGCATAAGAGTTCTTGTCAAGATCAAAGATATTTTCAAAACAATGGCAACAGTATATCATGTTTAAAAATATCTCCAGGAAACAATAAGCATCAATCTCAAAGGCTGGAACTTTACATAGTGCTCATGTGTTACCATTCTGAAGATCGTGTATTATGAATTATGATCATGAATGGATGGAAAAAGCAACACAGGTAATAAATAATAATCAATTAAAAGGGGGTCCCTCGGTCTGAATCAAGCCAAAAGTAAAAACAGAAATATGAGGGGCCCCATTCCAGAGGTGGCATCTCTTCTCTAGAATAATTCCAATTGTATAAAAGCGAAAAAGTGAAATGAATGAAGTGGCTTTCTTCGAGGATAGTTTTGATTTCTATTCAAACCAAATCTGCGATAAGAATTTGGTAAAACCgtagagaaagaagaagagaccCACATCCATAAACTTTAGTCAGATTTTCCTGACTATTTGTGAAAGGAATTAGCATAGAGCCCTGTCACTTTCTTGGTGAATATACAAATTAGGAGTGCAACAGAGaaaataaatggaaaataaaTAGTAGTTGGCTAAAAAACCCAACTGTGAGAAATGGAACAGGCAAGAAAACCCCACCATTAGACATGTTATAGGGATATAACAGGattctacaaaaaaaaaaaaaaaaaaaaagaatataacAGGAGAAGATGCCGACAACGAAGTGAAAATCAGAGCTTTTATACAAGGTTAATAGTAATAATAGCATTCACGAAAATATGACTGAAGCTACCCAGCAAAACTCAacgtttaaaataaaaataaaaataaaaataaaattaaaagagcAGAACAAAGCAAGGCAAGCATTACCCGTAAGCTGGAATTAGAAAGTAGGTAATGCGGGAGCTATTCGGGAAGAGAAAAATAGCATACCATCCAAGGAAAGCGAAGGCAACAGGCAAAACCAGGGCCTGAAACCCAACACCAGCATTTAGATTATGAAACGCGGCGTAATGAGCGTTGCCATTGCGAGACTCGGTAATGGGTAGCCAAGCATCTTGTGGGTTGAGCTTGGTGAGGTGCCCCACCTCCTCCAAATATCCCTTCATGTTAATCAAAACCCTCTTCATGGGCGTCCCTATTGGACTCAAAAACCTCGGCGATATGAAAGACGTCGGCGTCCACGCAGTCGACGATTTCGCTTCCTTCGAAGGAGGCCTAGGCGATCGTTGACCCGAAGGAGTTAGAATCTCCGGCGTTGAGGCACGCGGAGTGGCCGGAATGGAAATGAGCTCCGTCTCTGGCCTTTCATCCATATCTCTTTGCTCTCTCTTAGTATCACTATTAACTCAAATGCTTGCGTCTGAATTAAAAAGTAAGAGAAGGAAGAAATATTCACAAAAGCAGCTCCGTCACCTGCTTTTTCATTCGTTGGTTTCTGATTGTTGGAGGGAGAGAACTCAGAGACTGAACAATGAAGAGGAATGTGAGATTGGTGTAGCAGTGAACGTGAAAGTTCGCACACTTATGATCACGACCGTTAATCTTACATGAGTTTTGGACCACGATGTTTTTATCATGGAAGCCGATCGTGATGTGCGACAGTAAATCAGCTGCGTGAAAGTTGACTGCTTTCGATTTTTGATCGATAGATTGTGGTTTGTATTTCTTCTGTTACTCGAGTGACGTGCTCTGGTGCTTgctatgcatatatatatatatatatatatacacacacacacacacatgggGAGAGAAGGCAATGGTTCTGTGGTGGATGGTACATGAGAGGTCATAGTACGGCGCAGAGAGTAGGTGAAAGCGCACACACTGTACACCAATACTTTCCATCAGGAGTCTGTTTCGTGTATTATCGTTTTCTTGTGGGGCCAAAGGTCTGCCTCCGGAATTTCCGCTTCGCTTCGACACTTCAATTGCGGAATGCTGTGACCGGCGCGTCTTCATGAAAGCACAAGTTAGTAGGGTTATGGCCATAGAGAAATTATATTGTAAACTCGTTATTCTATCTagataatttatattaataattaaatattattaatttttttaaaatattactaataattattattttatgagttccattattatatagttataattttttataattttatgaaattcacTTAAATATATTTAGGTTTTTTTTTGAAAGCTAAATATATTTAGTTGATTTGTTATTTTATATAGGTTATTCTATATATAGAGTTATAAAATTTAGATTagtattaattgaaattaaatttaaattatattaaaattatttaatttaattattaattaaaatatattttttaaaaaattaatcattaaaactattcaaaataaaactaaatgaaaagtaaattaaaatttgtagCTCAAAaacttaatattattttaatcgtGTTAATAtccataattatttttattaattaattaaatatttatttatttatttttattgataaatatttaattatttatattaaaaatatataataatatctgtgttatatatttttaattaattaaattaaatcgaacaatcaaattgtaaatttaaacttgattgatttattttaatgttttcagttaattaaaaaaaaaaaaagagtgaaaATTGTACTCGGAGCGCGTGGAGGGAGGTGTTATGGCGTGCAGGAACAAAGAGCCAATGAGATGGACCCACAGTCATCGATTTCTGTGCGGCGGTAACTTTGAAAAATAGATAGAGATGCTGCAAAAAGAAAAATGGTTAAAACGAGATGGAAGTTAGGCATTGGTAGGTTAACCCGACACCACCACGTGCCATTCCTGTCGCGGGTGATGCCGATGCCATTACTGGATACAGTTATTGTCTGTTTACTATTATTTTTGAAATCAgtgttaaaaaatttatatttttaaaaaaatatataaataatattttttaaaaataattttaatttttaaatacaaTGTCAAACAAGCATTTAGGGTATCCACTGCTTGGATGCAGACGTTTCAAAGTTTGGCCGGTGAGTACAGTTACAGCTGAATTAGGCGTGCAAGCGTTCAACAATATCATTATTTGCTTGATCAAATACGATTATTAGTAAATCGAcaatgattattattatttttaaaagaaattttcaGCAAATGGACCACAGCACTGAGTGTTTATCCGCCGAAAGTTGAGCTCTTCAGACGTCCCTTTTTCATTCAAATGGATCCTAAACCAGCATATATCATATACATGTTCCCCAGGCTATGTTTTTCCTTTTGATGGGAGGGGCAATATACAATCTTTGCCATTCTGGCACAAGTAAGCTAGTGGCTCATGAACATG
This is a stretch of genomic DNA from Hevea brasiliensis isolate MT/VB/25A 57/8 chromosome 12, ASM3005281v1, whole genome shotgun sequence. It encodes these proteins:
- the LOC110636190 gene encoding ent-kaurene oxidase, chloroplastic isoform X2, with the translated sequence MDVFTTTILPSFQVMPYATPAAIGVLSFSMFFMKKFISDNKKRNARLPSVPEVPGWPVIGNLLQLKEKKLHKTFTSWVEIHGPIYSIRTGSSTIAVLNSNDVAKEAMVTRYSSISTRKLSKALTVLTQDKCMVATSDYDEFHKMVKRCILTSVLGTNAQRRHRCHRDTLIENISNRLHAHVDTSPDEAVNFREIFESGLFGIALKEALGKDVQSVYVDEFGSSLSREEIFKVLVLDPMEGAIDVDWRDFFPYLSWIPNKRWELNIQQMHLRRQAVMNALMKEQKKRIALGEELNSYLDFLLSEGTLTEKQISMLVWEAIIEASDTTLITNEWAIYELAKNPNCQDMLFQQIQIVCRSEKTTEEHLSQLPYLNAVFHETIRKHSPVPVIPLRYAHEDTELGGYYIPAGNCY
- the LOC110636190 gene encoding ent-kaurene oxidase, chloroplastic isoform X1, coding for MDVFTTTILPSFQVMPYATPAAIGVLSFSMFFMKKFISDNKKRNARLPSVPEVPGWPVIGNLLQLKEKKLHKTFTSWVEIHGPIYSIRTGSSTIAVLNSNDVAKEAMVTRYSSISTRKLSKALTVLTQDKCMVATSDYDEFHKMVKRCILTSVLGTNAQRRHRCHRDTLIENISNRLHAHVDTSPDEAVNFREIFESGLFGIALKEALGKDVQSVYVDEFGSSLSREEIFKVLVLDPMEGAIDVDWRDFFPYLSWIPNKRWELNIQQMHLRRQAVMNALMKEQKKRIALGEELNSYLDFLLSEGTLTEKQISMLVWEAIIEASDTTLITNEWAIYELAKNPNCQDMLFQQIQIVCRSEKTTEEHLSQLPYLNAVFHETIRKHSPVPVIPLRYAHEDTELGGYYIPAGSEIAINIYGCNMDKKQWIKPEEWKPERFLDGKYDPKDLHKTIGFGAGKRACAGALQALLVGCTSIGRLIQEFEWRLRDGEEDNVAIVGLTTRKLQPLHAIIKPRT
- the LOC110636182 gene encoding dof zinc finger protein DOF1.6 — protein: MPSQSSDRRPQNNLGLQPPPKLAEPLPCPRCQSTNTKFCYYNNYNLSQPRHFCKSCRRYWTHGGTLRNVPVGGGTRKNSKRSRSSSSPNSTSSSTSTSTSTLSTVIHEPESLPVLANLDSALPLLKVEFSDNLNLNENLPVSENGNFISLLNSQKGPGFMGMVGYESGFGYGLCELGHGFGGRGTWPFSGLGYVNGGGTSGCNTWQVDDVEGGGGLVDEDCFSWPGLAISTAGKSLK
- the LOC110636183 gene encoding lysine histidine transporter-like 8 codes for the protein MDERPETELISIPATPRASTPEILTPSGQRSPRPPSKEAKSSTAWTPTSFISPRFLSPIGTPMKRVLINMKGYLEEVGHLTKLNPQDAWLPITESRNGNAHYAAFHNLNAGVGFQALVLPVAFAFLGWSWGILSLTIAYCWQLYTLWVLVQLHEAVPGKRYNRYVELAQAAFGERLGVWLALFPTVYLSAGTATALILIGGETMKLFFQIVCGPLCSSNPLTTVEWYLVFTSLCIVLSQLPNLNSIAGLSLVGAITAITYSTMVWVLSISQQRPPSISYEPIFLPSSAASVFSVLNALGIVAFAFRGHNLVLEIQATMPSTFKHPAHVPMWKGAKVAYFFIAMCLFPIAVGGFWAYGNLMPSGGILNALYGFHSHDIPRGLLALTFLLVVFNCLSSFQIYSMPVFDSFEASYISRTNRPCSIWVRSGFRVFYGFVSFFIGVALPFLSSLAGLLGGLTLPVTFAYPCFMWVLIKRPTKYSFNWYFNWILGWLGIAFSLAFSIGGVWSIVNNGLRLKFFKPPN